One uncultured Alphaproteobacteria bacterium genomic region harbors:
- a CDS encoding putative two-component DNA-binding response regulator (LuxR family) (Evidence 3 : Function proposed based on presence of conserved amino acid motif, structural feature or limited homology): MKVLIADDHALLRDGLRPFVSKISDDVTIFESCDYPSTHEILATETPDLVLLDLRMPGMDGTDGVLRLRRAFPEARIVIVTGWVTRSDVIEAMRLGVAGYLPKSLNGTAMLHALRLILCGVPYYPAEVLVADAAPAIAADQPGERSPLASLTRREYEILTQLVGGASNKEIAKVLGLTEITIKSHLRNVFRKIGATNRTQAVALALREGVKAAVNLPTPPKTGDGPTAYTM, translated from the coding sequence ATGAAGGTCCTGATCGCCGACGATCATGCGTTGCTGCGGGACGGTCTCAGACCTTTCGTGTCGAAGATCAGCGACGACGTCACGATTTTCGAGTCTTGCGATTATCCTAGCACCCATGAAATCCTGGCGACGGAAACCCCGGATCTGGTCTTGCTGGACTTGCGGATGCCGGGCATGGACGGCACCGACGGCGTGCTGCGTCTGCGCCGCGCCTTCCCCGAGGCGCGGATCGTCATCGTCACCGGCTGGGTCACCCGCTCCGACGTGATCGAGGCGATGCGCCTCGGCGTCGCCGGATATCTGCCGAAATCGCTGAACGGCACCGCGATGCTGCACGCGCTGCGGCTGATCCTCTGCGGCGTGCCCTACTACCCCGCCGAGGTTCTGGTGGCCGACGCCGCGCCCGCGATCGCCGCCGACCAGCCGGGCGAACGCTCGCCGCTCGCGAGCCTGACGCGCCGGGAATACGAGATCCTCACCCAGCTCGTCGGCGGCGCGTCGAACAAGGAAATCGCCAAGGTGCTCGGTCTCACCGAAATCACCATCAAGTCGCACCTGCGCAACGTCTTCCGCAAGATCGGCGCCACCAACCGCACCCAGGCGGTGGCGCTCGCCCTGCGCGAGGGGGTGAAGGCGGCCGTCAACCTGCCGACGCCGCCGAAGACCGGCGACGGCCCGACGGCCTACACGATGTGA